A region from the Acidimicrobiia bacterium genome encodes:
- a CDS encoding cytochrome P450, whose product LLFDPRNADAPQEMYAQLRSEAPVTRVTGYDGIPTVYVSRYEEVIWALRHPEVFSSAPEAVSIGQEYPLIPLQVDPPDHAKYRRFLDPEFSPKRIGELDADARALVNSIIDRFIDRGGCDFHEEFATPLPSAIFLRLMGLPQSDLPTFLQWRDDTIRPKVAPNDLEGAQAIRERAGHDITAYFDAALDEQQRAPGDGLLARIASAEVDGAPLPRAEQLGICHLMLLGGLDTVTASLDCEIVYLARNPEHRRRLVDQPSLTAGAVEELLRWETPVMMVVRVIKQDHELAGVEMHAGDHAVIMIGAANLDDEFPEASRVDFAREANRHLAFGAGPHRCLGSHLARLEQRVALEEWHRRIPDYRIADGIEIRCSPGIRQAEILPLVWS is encoded by the coding sequence CCTGCTCTTCGACCCTCGCAACGCCGACGCCCCCCAGGAGATGTACGCCCAGCTGCGCTCGGAGGCACCGGTCACCCGCGTGACGGGCTACGACGGAATCCCGACCGTCTACGTGTCCCGCTACGAGGAGGTGATCTGGGCCCTGCGCCACCCCGAGGTGTTCTCGTCGGCGCCCGAGGCGGTCTCGATCGGCCAGGAGTACCCGCTGATCCCGTTGCAGGTCGACCCGCCGGACCACGCGAAGTACCGGCGCTTCCTCGACCCTGAGTTCTCCCCGAAGCGCATCGGGGAGCTCGACGCCGACGCGCGAGCGCTCGTGAACTCGATCATCGACCGATTCATCGATCGCGGGGGGTGCGACTTCCACGAGGAGTTCGCGACGCCGCTGCCGTCGGCCATCTTTCTCCGGCTCATGGGGTTGCCGCAGTCGGACCTCCCGACGTTCCTGCAGTGGCGCGATGACACCATCCGGCCGAAGGTGGCTCCGAACGATCTCGAAGGTGCACAGGCGATTCGCGAGCGCGCCGGCCACGACATCACGGCCTACTTCGACGCCGCCCTCGACGAGCAGCAGCGCGCACCTGGCGACGGGCTCCTGGCCCGCATCGCGAGCGCCGAGGTCGACGGCGCGCCGCTGCCCCGGGCGGAACAGCTCGGGATCTGTCACCTCATGCTGCTCGGCGGGCTGGACACCGTGACCGCGAGCCTGGACTGCGAGATCGTCTACCTGGCCCGCAACCCGGAGCACCGTCGCCGGCTCGTCGACCAGCCGTCGCTCACCGCCGGCGCGGTCGAGGAGCTGCTCCGCTGGGAGACCCCGGTGATGATGGTGGTCCGGGTCATCAAGCAGGATCACGAGCTCGCCGGCGTTGAGATGCACGCCGGTGACCACGCCGTGATCATGATCGGCGCCGCCAACCTCGACGACGAGTTCCCGGAGGCCTCGCGGGTCGACTTCGCCCGAGAGGCGAACCGTCACCTGGCGTTCGGGGCCGGCCCGCACCGCTGCCTCGGATCGCACCTGGCCCGCCTGGAGCAGCGGGTCGCGCTGGAGGAGTGGCACCGCCGCATCCCCGACTACCGGATCGCCGACGGGATCGAGATCCGCTGCTCGCCCGGGATCCGCCAGGCCGAGATCCTGCCGCTGGTCTGGAGCTGA